One segment of Arcobacter sp. F2176 DNA contains the following:
- the fumC gene encoding class II fumarate hydratase has product MDYRIEKDTMGEIKVPNDKYWAAQTQRSLENFPIGIEKMPKEIIKAFAYLKKSCAIVNFDLEKLPIEKKDVISKVCDEIIEGKLDDNFPLAVWQTGSGTQSNMNLNEVIASRATELLGKDFRVEKLIHPNDDVNKAQSSNDTYPSAMRIAFVLEIQKQLIPSIKQLKITLENKTKEFENIIKIGRTHLQDATPLTLGQEFSAYVEMLKKALNQIDDSMKYICELAIGGTAVGTGLNSHPDFSRLVCENLNLNTNTKYKFVSHPNKFHSLTSHDGEVFLSGALNALASNLMKIANDIRWLASGPRCGIGELSIPENEPGSSIMPGKVNPTQSEAMTMVAVQVMGNHTTVSVSASQGNFELNVFKPVIAYNILQSIRLLSDTMKAFNDNCAVGINANIKNIEKYLNDSLMLVTALNPYIGYEKAALIAKTAHKNGTTLKEEALRLGILSEKEFDEYVKPEEMVRPKI; this is encoded by the coding sequence ATGGATTATAGAATTGAAAAAGATACTATGGGAGAAATCAAGGTTCCAAATGATAAATATTGGGCAGCACAAACCCAAAGAAGTTTGGAAAACTTTCCCATAGGTATTGAAAAAATGCCAAAAGAGATAATCAAAGCTTTTGCATATTTAAAAAAATCATGCGCAATAGTAAATTTTGATTTAGAAAAACTTCCAATAGAAAAAAAAGATGTTATCTCAAAAGTTTGTGATGAGATTATTGAGGGAAAACTTGATGATAATTTTCCTTTAGCTGTTTGGCAAACAGGAAGTGGAACCCAATCAAATATGAATTTAAATGAAGTAATAGCTTCAAGAGCAACTGAACTTTTAGGAAAAGATTTTAGAGTCGAAAAACTAATTCATCCAAATGATGATGTAAATAAAGCTCAAAGTTCAAATGACACATATCCAAGTGCTATGAGAATAGCTTTTGTTTTAGAAATCCAAAAACAATTAATTCCTTCAATAAAGCAACTAAAAATAACACTAGAAAATAAAACAAAAGAGTTTGAAAATATTATCAAAATAGGAAGAACACATCTTCAAGATGCTACGCCACTTACTTTGGGGCAAGAATTTTCAGCTTATGTTGAGATGTTAAAAAAAGCACTAAATCAAATAGATGATAGTATGAAATACATCTGCGAACTAGCTATTGGCGGAACAGCTGTTGGTACTGGATTAAATTCCCACCCAGATTTTTCGCGCCTTGTTTGTGAAAACTTGAATTTAAATACTAATACAAAATATAAATTTGTATCACATCCAAATAAATTTCACTCTTTAACTTCACATGATGGAGAGGTTTTTTTAAGTGGAGCTTTAAATGCCTTGGCTTCTAATCTTATGAAAATAGCAAATGATATAAGATGGTTAGCTTCAGGTCCTAGATGTGGAATAGGTGAGTTAAGTATCCCAGAAAATGAACCGGGAAGTTCAATCATGCCTGGAAAAGTAAATCCAACCCAAAGTGAAGCCATGACAATGGTTGCTGTTCAAGTTATGGGAAATCATACAACAGTTAGTGTTAGTGCTAGCCAAGGAAACTTTGAATTAAATGTCTTTAAGCCAGTGATTGCTTATAATATTTTGCAGTCAATCAGACTCTTAAGTGATACGATGAAAGCTTTTAATGATAATTGTGCAGTTGGAATAAATGCAAATATAAAAAATATAGAAAAATACTTAAATGATTCTTTGATGTTAGTAACTGCCCTAAATCCTTATATTGGTTATGAAAAAGCAGCGCTTATAGCAAAAACAGCCCATAAAAATGGAACAACTTTAAAAGAAGAAGCTCTACGATTGGGAATACTTAGTGAAAAAGAGTTTGATGAGTATGTAAAACCCGAAGAGATGGTAAGACCTAAAATTTAA
- a CDS encoding methyl-accepting chemotaxis protein — protein MKSRLGFGNKLLLQVLSTMFIVFGITMFFVIKYSYETSQTEAKKYLQEAAFKEASIIQGEVDQTILITRLMAKKFESPFKTGIALEQKEVIQYFKDILNQNKLIVGIWFKIKDKTLLFPENMELAGKEGYDIVGQFNPYITRTDSGIKVSPGAVYSEKDAWIKGPMESGKLYITKPYLYPVNGKKVIMVSIGVPIYNNNQYIGVAGIDINLETFAKKSKETRYYDTGYFFLVGQYKYNLAHPKKENLGVLVTPTGNFENAMNRAQENKDTTFSRLKETGLVNFYYSKAVSIGNEGIYWNLFLTVPENEYLKDAYFIRNFSIIASLIGILLMAGVVIFSIKKLNFNLRSISSGLDGFFLYLNKETNKTEPIEIKSNDEFGDMAKSINKNVTKIQEGINQDNELLENVKNVVNHVGEGYLNKRIDKSTSTDSLNELKNLLNTMLENLEQLVGEDLNKISQILSSYMKRDFTATLDSEHSGKIGKEIIEMNRMITDMLRDNQEDGLSLQKSSDELTSNVKTLSSNATSQAASLEETAASIDEITGTIEQTNHKAQEMNAISNETKESATQGKSLANDTVSAMEDINNTVININEAITVIDQIAFQTNILSLNAAVEAATAGEAGKGFAVVAQEVRNLASRSAEAAKEIKKLVESATTKANNGKTISIKMIEGFTNLESKIVETSKLIDDVTNAAKEQSIGMAQIADAVGQLDKFTQENAAVADKTNDIAQITNEIAIDIVNNVNLNNFEGKGKSVNIVKKESSTKVVESSKTINKKISEKTSTQKEKSKVITAEKSNANDEWESF, from the coding sequence ATGAAAAGCCGATTGGGGTTTGGTAATAAGTTATTATTACAAGTATTAAGTACTATGTTTATAGTTTTTGGAATAACAATGTTTTTTGTTATTAAGTATTCATATGAAACTTCACAAACTGAAGCTAAAAAATATTTACAAGAGGCTGCATTCAAAGAAGCTAGTATAATACAAGGAGAAGTTGACCAAACTATTCTTATCACTAGATTGATGGCTAAAAAGTTTGAATCGCCTTTTAAAACTGGTATTGCTTTGGAGCAAAAAGAAGTTATTCAATATTTCAAAGATATTTTAAATCAAAATAAACTTATAGTTGGAATTTGGTTTAAAATAAAAGATAAGACACTCCTTTTCCCAGAAAATATGGAATTGGCTGGAAAAGAAGGTTATGATATAGTTGGACAATTTAATCCTTATATCACAAGAACAGATTCTGGTATAAAGGTTTCTCCTGGTGCTGTTTATTCTGAGAAAGATGCATGGATAAAAGGTCCTATGGAAAGTGGTAAATTATATATTACTAAGCCATATTTATATCCTGTAAATGGCAAAAAAGTAATTATGGTAAGTATTGGAGTACCTATCTACAACAATAACCAATACATAGGGGTAGCAGGGATTGATATTAATTTAGAAACTTTTGCTAAAAAATCAAAAGAGACAAGGTATTATGATACTGGTTACTTTTTCCTTGTAGGACAATATAAATATAATCTAGCACATCCCAAAAAGGAAAATCTAGGGGTTTTAGTTACTCCCACTGGAAACTTTGAAAACGCTATGAATAGAGCACAAGAGAATAAAGATACAACCTTTTCAAGACTTAAAGAAACTGGGTTAGTTAATTTTTATTATTCAAAAGCTGTCTCTATTGGAAATGAAGGGATTTATTGGAATCTGTTTTTAACTGTGCCTGAAAATGAGTATTTAAAGGATGCATATTTTATAAGAAATTTTTCAATAATAGCTTCTTTAATTGGAATCTTATTAATGGCTGGAGTAGTTATTTTTTCTATTAAAAAACTTAATTTTAATCTACGATCAATTTCTAGTGGACTTGATGGATTTTTCTTATACTTAAACAAAGAGACAAACAAAACAGAACCAATTGAAATTAAATCAAATGATGAATTTGGTGACATGGCTAAAAGTATAAATAAAAATGTAACTAAAATTCAAGAGGGAATAAATCAAGATAATGAACTACTTGAAAATGTTAAAAATGTAGTAAATCATGTGGGTGAAGGATATTTAAATAAACGAATAGATAAAAGCACAAGCACAGATTCTCTTAATGAATTGAAAAATCTTCTTAATACTATGTTAGAGAACTTAGAACAATTAGTTGGAGAAGATTTAAATAAAATAAGTCAAATCTTATCATCATATATGAAAAGAGATTTTACAGCTACATTAGATAGTGAACATTCTGGAAAAATCGGAAAAGAAATAATAGAGATGAATAGAATGATTACAGATATGCTAAGAGATAATCAAGAAGATGGTTTATCTTTACAAAAAAGTTCAGATGAACTTACTTCAAATGTAAAAACATTAAGTTCAAATGCTACATCTCAAGCTGCATCATTAGAAGAGACGGCTGCTTCAATAGATGAAATCACGGGTACAATTGAACAAACAAATCATAAAGCACAAGAGATGAATGCAATCTCAAATGAGACAAAAGAATCAGCAACTCAAGGTAAAAGCTTGGCAAATGATACTGTTAGTGCAATGGAAGATATCAATAATACAGTTATAAATATAAATGAAGCAATTACTGTGATTGATCAAATTGCTTTCCAAACAAATATCCTAAGTTTAAATGCAGCAGTAGAAGCTGCAACAGCTGGTGAAGCTGGAAAAGGTTTCGCAGTAGTTGCACAAGAGGTTAGAAACTTAGCATCTCGTTCTGCAGAAGCTGCAAAAGAGATTAAGAAGTTAGTTGAAAGTGCTACTACAAAAGCAAATAATGGTAAAACAATAAGTATTAAAATGATAGAAGGTTTTACTAACCTTGAATCAAAAATTGTAGAAACAAGTAAATTAATTGATGATGTAACAAATGCAGCAAAAGAACAATCTATAGGTATGGCACAAATAGCTGATGCAGTTGGTCAGTTAGATAAATTTACACAAGAAAATGCAGCAGTTGCAGATAAAACAAATGATATTGCTCAAATAACAAATGAAATAGCAATTGATATTGTAAATAATGTAAATCTAAATAACTTTGAGGGTAAAGGTAAATCAGTAAATATAGTAAAAAAAGAAAGTTCTACAAAAGTGGTTGAATCTTCTAAAACTATAAATAAAAAAATAAGTGAAAAAACTTCTACTCAAAAAGAAAAATCAAAAGTGATTACAGCAGAAAAGTCAAATGCTAATGATGAGTGGGAAAGCTTTTAA
- a CDS encoding flavin reductase family protein — protein MILDYEKIDDLNRYKIISDTVVPRPIAWIVTEDNGVLNAAPFSYFIPISSNPATLIVAIGRKDDGSPKDSLANILKTKKATICFANKDNVDKVKLCSTMLKKEQSEIEEYDIKVQKILEDFPPMISSSQSALFCEYYDTVKIPGKTTPLILEIKKQFIEDDRINEKMHVNVENIGRSGAFFKAMVDL, from the coding sequence ATGATACTAGATTATGAGAAAATAGATGATTTAAATAGATATAAAATAATATCTGATACAGTAGTTCCAAGACCTATTGCTTGGATAGTTACAGAAGATAATGGAGTTTTAAATGCAGCTCCTTTTTCATACTTTATTCCAATATCAAGTAATCCAGCTACTTTGATTGTAGCTATTGGAAGAAAAGATGATGGAAGTCCAAAAGATAGTTTAGCAAATATTTTAAAAACAAAAAAGGCCACAATTTGTTTTGCAAATAAAGACAATGTGGACAAAGTAAAACTTTGTTCAACTATGTTAAAAAAAGAACAAAGCGAAATAGAAGAGTATGATATAAAAGTGCAAAAAATACTTGAAGATTTCCCACCTATGATTTCATCTTCCCAAAGTGCTCTATTTTGTGAATATTATGACACAGTTAAAATACCGGGGAAAACTACGCCTCTTATTTTAGAGATAAAAAAACAGTTCATAGAAGATGATAGAATCAATGAAAAAATGCATGTAAATGTAGAAAATATAGGAAGAAGTGGAGCATTTTTTAAAGCTATGGTAGACCTTTAA